The Streptomyces sp. NBC_01298 genome contains the following window.
CATCGCCAACCTGGAGATCGAGTCGCTGCGGCACGTGGCGCCGACCTTCCACGGGGACACGATCTACGGCGAGACCACGGTCCTCGACAAGACCCCGTCGAAGTCGAAGAACGACCGCGGCATCGTCTACGTGGAGACCAAGGGCTACAAGCAGGACGGCACCCTCGTCTGCGTCTTCCGGCGCAAGGTGATGGTCCCGACCGAGACGTACATCAAGGAGCGCGGCGGCGAGCAGCCCGGCCGCCCCACGCTGAAGGAACAGGGGAAGTAGAACCATGAGCCGACTTGCCCAGACCGCCGGCCTGACGGACGACCAGAGGGACATCCTCAAGACCGTCCGGGAGTTCGTCGACAAGGAGATCATCCCGGTCGCGACCGAGCTGGAGCACCGGGACGAATACCCGCAGCAGATCGTCGACGGCCTCAAGGAACTCGGCCTCTTCGGCCTGATGATCCCGGAGGAGTACGGCGGCCTGGGTGAGTCGCTGCTCACCTACGCGCTGTGCGTCGAGGAGATCGCGCGCGGCTGGATGTCCGTCTCGGGCATCATCAACACGCACTTCATCGTGGCGTACATGCTCAAGCAGCACGGAACGCAGGAGCAGCGGGAGTACTTCCTCCCGCGGATGGCCCTGGGCGAGGTGCGCGGCGCGTTCTCGATGTCCGAGCCGGGGCTCGGCTCCGATGTGTCGGCCATCACCTCGAAGGCGGTGAAGGACGGTGACGAGTACGTCCTGAACGGCCAGAAGATGTGGCTGACGAACGGCGGCACGTCCACGCTGGTGGCCGTTCTGGTGCGCAGTGACGAAGGACACCCGGAGGGCACCGCGCCCCACAAGTCGATGACGACCTTCCTCGTGGAGAAGGAGGCCGGCTTCGGTGAGGTCCGGCCCGGCCTGACCATCCCGGGCAAGATCGACAAGATGGGCTACAAGGGCGTCGACACGACCGAGCTCATCATGGACGGACTGCGCATTCCGGCCAATCGGGTCCTCGGCGGCGAGACCGGCCGAGGGTTTTACCAAATGATGGACGGGGTCGAGGTCGGCCGCGTCAACGTGGCGGCCCGTGGCTGCGGCGTCGCACAGCGTGCGTTCGAGCTCGGTGTCTCTTATGCCCAGCAACGTCACACTTTCGGCAAGGCCATCGCCGAGCACCAGGCGATCCAGTTCAAGCTGGCCGAGATGGCTACCAAGGTCGAAGCCGCCCATGCGATGATGGTCAATGCAGCACGCAAAAAGGACTCCGGGGAACGAAACGACCTCGAAGCAGGGATGGCGAAGTACCTCGCCTCCGAGTACTGCAAGGAGGTGGTGGAGGACGCGTTCCGTATCCACGGTGGCTACGGCTTCTCGAAGGAGTACGAGATCGAGCGTCTCTACCGCGAGGCGCCCATGCTGCTCATCGGTGAAGGTACCGCCGAGATCCAGAAAATGATCATCGGGCGACGCCTGCTCGAGGAGTACCGGCTCCAGGGCTGAAAGTCCCTTTTGGGGTAAATCATCCAGTGGTTTCCCGCGAAAGGGTCACTAGCAGTCACTGGCTCACGGCCATCGACTCGGCTTCTGGCTTGCCCAGTTGTTGCGCGCAACCGATAGCATTCCAGTAAAGCCGCCGTCCCGTCCCCCCGTTTGCGGCGCGGCATCACCCGCTACGAAGGTCATCCATGCCCCACAGCCAAACCTCTGCACCTCGCGTCGGCCTCCTCGGTGGACGCCTCGCGCGCGGAGCATCGCCGTGGCTTCTGCCGACCGTCGCCACCGCCGCCGTCAGCCTCGTCCGGGCCCGCAAGTCCGGACGCTGGGCGGCCGTGGCCGTGCCCACCACCGCGCTCGCGGCGGGCATGCTGTGGTTCTTCCGCGACCCCGAGCGTGAGATCACGCAGGGCAGGGTCATCTCGCCCGCCGACGGTGTGGTGCAGAGCATCATGCCGTGGAAGGACGGACGCACCCGCGTCGCGATCTTCATGAGCCCCCTGAACGTCCACGTCAACCGCGCGCCCCTCGCGGGCACGGTGACGTCCGTGGAGCACGTCCCCGGTGGATTCGTTCCGGCGTTCAACAAGGAGAGCGAGAACAACGAGCGCGTCGTCTGGCACTTCGACACCGAACTCGGCGACATCGAGATGGTGCAGATCGCCGGCGCCGTCGCCCGTCGCATCGTCCCGTACCTGCCGGCCGGCACCAAGGTGGAGCAGGGCGAACGCATCGGTCTGATCCGCTTCGGCTCCCGCGTCGACATCTACCTCCCCGAGGGCGTCGAGGTCGCGGTCGAGGTCGGACAGGCCACCACCGCGGGGGTGACCCGAATTGACCGTGACTGAACCTGAGACCCCGGCGACGCCGGCGACCGGCTGGGTGCCGGAGGCTGCCGAGGAGGAGTCCACCGAGGACGACATGCCGCTGTCACTGCGGCTGTCGATAGCGGACACCCTCACCCTCGGCAACGCGACCTGCGGATTCATGGCGGTGTACTTCACCACCACCGGAATCCTCATCCCGCACCTCACCGGCAGCGGCGAGTCGGGCATGGCCCGCAGCAGCGCGGCCACCGCCGTGATACTGATGCTGCTCGCCGCGGTCTTCGACCTCTTCGACGGCATCGTGGCCCGCAAGCTGCGCAGCTCGCCGATGGGCGCGGAGCTGGACAACCTGTCCGACCTGATCAGCTTCGGGCTGGCTCCGGCGTACTTCGTGCTCGTCTACGGCATGGTCGCCGATGACGCCGTGCAGAAGATGTCGGCGCTGGCGGCGATCGTGGTCCTGCTGGCGGTCGTCCTGCGCCTCGCGAGATTCAGCTGCGTGGCGATGAAGGACGGCATGTTCCAGGGCATGCCGAGCCCCTTCGGTGCGCTGACGGTCGTCTCGATCGTGCTGCTGGAGCTGCCGTTCATCCCGACCCTGCTGGCGATCGTCGGCGTGGCCTGGCTGATGGTGAGCCGGGTCGAGTACCCCAAGCCGCGGGGTGTCCTCGCGGTGGCGATGCTGAGCTGGATCGTCGCGGCGATGGGTCTGCTGGCCGCGTGGGCGTTCGACGCGCCGGGCGGCGGGCTGCTGCTCCAGACCGGCTGCGCGCTGCAGATCGCTCTGGCGGCGACCATCCCGCTGTTCGCGACGACCCGTCGCGCGAACACGTTCCGCCACAACCGTCGCGAGGCGAGGGCCACCCAGGCCCCGTAGCCTCCACCGCACGCACGCAAGGGCCCCCGGCCGCCGTACAGGCGGCCGGGGGCCCTTCTGTGTGCCGGGGGCGCCTACGCCGCTGTGTGTGGGCTGGGTCCCCTACCCGCCCTTCGCCCGTTCCCCGGAGCTCCGCCCCGGACCCGTTCCCGGGTGCGGCGCCGTTGCCGGGGGCCAGCCCCCGGGACCCCCGCTCCTCAAACGCCGGAGGGGCTGGATTTTCGCCGGCGTCGGCCGCATCCAGCCTCGCCGGCGTTTGAGGAGCGGGGAAGGGGCGGCGGGCCGGAGGCGGAGCGCGGGCCACGCGTACGCTTGGTGTCGGAAAACCGCCAGCCCGGGGACGGCCCGCCCAGGAGGATGGGAGCCATGTACACCGATAAGGAGCGTTGCGTACGGGCCGTCCAGTCGAAGGACGCCCGGTTCGACGGATGGTTCTTCACCGCCGTCAGGACCACCGGGATCTACTGCCGCCCCAGCTGCCCCGCCGTACCGCCCAAGGTCGAGAACATGACCTTCCTGCCCAGCGCCGCCGCCTGCCAGCAGAGCGGGTACCGGGCCTGCAAGCGGTGCCGGCCCGACACCTCGCCCGGCTCCCCCGAGTGGAACGCCCGCGCCGACGCCGTCGCCCGTGCCATGCGCCTCATCCAGGACGGCGTGGTCGACCGCGAGGGCGTCCCCGGGCTCGCCACCCGGCTCGGGTACTCCTCCCGGCAGGTGGAGCGCCAGCTGAACGCCGAGCTCGGCGCCGGGCCCCTCGCCCTGGCCAGGGCCCAGCGCGCGCAGACCGCCCGGCTGCTGATCGAGACTTCCGGGCTCCCCATGGGCGACATCGCCTTCGCCGCCGGGTTCTCCTCGATCCGGACCTTCAACGACACCGTCCGCGAGGTGTTCGCCCTGGCCCCGAGCGAGCTCCGGACGCGGGCCGCGGGCCGGGGGGCCGCCCCGGGTGCCGGAGCCGGAGCCGGCAGCGCCCAGGTGCCCGGCACCATCAGCCTGCGGCTCCCCTTCCGCGCCCCGCTGACCCCCGACAACCTCTTCGGACACCTCGCCGCGACCGCGGTCCCCGGGGTCGAGGAGTGGCGGGCCGGCGCCTACCGCCGCACGCTGCGGCTGCCGTACGGCACCGGTGTCGTCGCCCTCACGCCGCGGCCCGACCACATCGGCTGCAAGCTCGCCCTCACCGACCTGCGCGACCTCACCATCGCCATCAGCCGCTGCCGCCGGCTCCTGGACCTCGACGCGGACCCCGAGGCCGTGGACGAGCAGCTGAGCGCCGACCCGCTGCTGGCCCCGCTCGTGGCCAAGGCTCCCGGCCGCCGGGTGCCGCGCACCGTCGACGCGGAGGAGTTCGCCGTACGGGCCGTCCTCGGCCAGCAGGTGTCGACCGCGGCGGCCCGTACGCACGCGGCCCGTCTGGTGCGCGCCCTGGGCGAGCCGGTGGCCGATCCCGACCCCGAGGGCGGGCTGACGCACCTGTTCCCCACCTCGCAGGCCCTGGCCGGGATGGACCCGGAGTCCCTGGCCATGCCGCGCAGCCGGCGGACCACCTTCACCACGCTGGTCTCGGCCCTGGCCGACGGCTCGCTCCCGCTCGGGATCGACAGCGACTGGGAGGCGGCCCGCGCACGGCTGGGGGCGCTGCCGGGTTTCGGGCCGTGGACCACCGAGATCATCGCGATGCGGGCCCTGGGCGACCCCGACGCCTTCATCCCGGCCGACCTGGGCATCCGGCGGGCCGCGAAGGGGCTCGGCCTGCCCTCCACGCCCGCGGCACTGACCGCCCGCGCGGCGCACTGGCGGCCCTGGCGCGCGTACGCCGTGCAGTACCTGTGGGCCACCGAGGACCACGCCATCAACGTCCTGCCCGTCTGACCCCGATCCCGATCCCGATCCCGATCCCGATCCCACCCCACCGACTTCCGAGGAGTACGAGCATCATGAGCAGCAGTACCGCCAAGCAGCACACCGTCGTGGACAGCCCCTACGGGCCGCTCACCCTCGTCGCCGCCGACGGGGTCCTCTGCGGGCTCTACATGACCGGGCAGCGCCACCGCCCGGCCGAGGAGGCCTTCGGGGAGCGCGTCGCGGAAGGCGAGGCGCCCTTCCCTGAGGTGGTGCGGCAGCTGACCGCGTACTTCGCCGGGGAGCTCACCGCCTTCGACCTGCCGGTCAGGCTGGAGGGCACCGAGTTCCAGCGCAGCGTCTGGGAGCAGCTCGTACGGATCCCCTACGGGCAGACCTGGTCCTACGGGGAACTGGCCGCCAAGCTGGGCAAGCCGAACGCCTCGCGCGCGGTCGGCCTGGCCAACGGGAAGAACCCGGTCGGCATCATCGTGCCGTGCCACCGCGTCATCGGGGCCTCCGGCTCCATGACGGGCTACGGAGGCGGCATCGACCGCAAGGTACGCCTGCTGGCCTTCGAGTCCGGGGCCGAGCAGCTCTAGGGGAGACCCCCTAGTGACCTGAGTCTGAGGTTTGTCGTTAGTTCGGCATGAGTCGTCCCGGTCCGAAGATTCCGCCGTTGTCGGTGACTGATGCCCAGCGTGCTGTGCTGGAGGGCTGGTTACGTCGTCGTTCGACAGCTCAGGCTCTGGCTCAGCGGTCGCGGATCGTGCTGGAGTGCGCGGGCGGGCATTCGGTGATGGAAGTTTCGCGGCGGCTTGGGATCGCGCCGGACACGGTCCGCACCTGGCGGCGGCGGTTTCTGGAGCACGGCCTGGACGGGCTGGGCGACGAGCCGCGGCCGGGTGTCCCGCGGAAGATCACCGACGCTGATGTCGAGCGGGTGATCGTCAAAACACTGGAAGAGACGCCGAAGAACGCGACGCACTGGTCGACGAGGTCGATGGCCGCGGCCACGGGAATGTCGCAGTCGACCGTCTCAAGGATCTGGCGGGCGTTCGCGCTGGCTCCGCATCGTTCGCAGACGTTCAAGCTGTCGACGGACCCGCTGTTCATCGACAAGGTCCGCGACGTGGTCGGCCTCTACCTGGACCCGCCGGAGAAGGCTCTGGTCCTCTGCGTGGATGAGAAGTCGCAGATCCAGGCCCTGGACCGGTCCCAGCCGGTCCTGCCGATGATGCCTGGCGTTCCAGAGCGCCGCAGTCACGACTACATCCGCGCCGGCACAACCACCCTCTTCGCGGCCCTGGAGGTCGCCACCGGCAAGGTCATCGGGTCTCTCCACCGCCGCCACCGGGCCGCCGAGTTCAAGAAGTTCCTGGCCAAGATCGACAAAGAAGTGCCGGCGGATCTTCAGATCCATCTGATCCTCGACAACTATGCGACCCACAAGACGCCGGACATCAAGAAATGGCTGCTGGCACACCCGCGGTTCCACCTGCACTTCACACCGACGAGTGCGTCGTGGCTGAACCTGGTGGAGCGGTGGTTCGCCGAGCTCACCCAGAAGAAGCTCAAGCGTGGAGTCCACCGCTCCGTCCAGGCTCTCGAGCGCGACATCCGTTCATGGCTGGCCGACTGGAACGACCAGCCCAAGCCCTTCCTCTGGACGAAGACAGCCGACGAGATCCTCGACAAAGTCGCCGCCTACTGCCACCGAATCTCTGACTCAGGTCACTAGCGAGCCCCCGGTGCGACGGCCTCCAGGTCCGCGACGGTGCCGGACATGACGGTACGGACGTGCCGGGTGAGGTGCTCCACGGGCCAGTCCCACCAGGCCAGGGCGAGCAGGCGGGCGATCTCCCCGTCGGTGTGGCGGGTCCGGATCAGGGTGGCGGGGTTGCCGCCGACGATCCCGTAGTCGGGGACGTCGTCCACGACCACGGCCCCGGCGGCGACGATCGCGCCGTGTCCGATGCGCACCCCGGGCATGACCGTGGCCCCGTAGCCGAACCAGACGTCGTTGCCGACGACGGTGTCGCCCCGGCCGGGCAGGCCGGCGAGCAGGTCGGAGTGCTCGGCCCAGGACCCGCCCATGATGGGGAACGGGAAGGTGGAGGGGCCGTCCATGCGGTGGTTGGCGCCGTTCATGAGGAAGCGGACCCCGGTGCCCAGTGCGCAGAACTTCCCGATGACCAGCTTCTCCGGCCCGTAGTGGTAGAGCACGTTGCGGGTCTCGAAGGCGGTGGGGTCGTCCGGGTCGTCGTAGTAGGAGTACTCCCCCACCTCGATCAGCGGCGAGGTGACCAGCGGCTTCAGCAGGACCACGCGCGGCTGGCCGGGGATCGGGTGGAGCACCGTCGGGTCCGCGGGGAGGGGGAGGGAACTCACGGCTAGATGACCACCAGCGGGACGAGCAGCGCGAAGCCGGCGCCGGCCTCGACCGCGTAGGCGTACAGGGACGGGTGCTGGACGGGGGCCGCGAGCAGGACCACGCTCTGCTGGGCGGCGGCCGCGCCGACCCAGTCGGCGTCGGCGCCGAGGCCGCCCTGGTACCAGCCCTCGCAGGCGCCGGGGCCGGTGACGGCGAGGACGTCGTCCTCGCGGCGGTAGAAGGCCTGCCAGCCCTCGGCCGGTACGGACCAGGCCTCGAAGTCGGTGAACTGCGCCCAGCCGCCGTCGCGGATCGCCGTGTCGAACATCCAGACCGGGACCCCCTCGGGGGTGACCTCGCCGCTCTCCTGCTGGTCGGTGGTGAAGTGGACCATGGGCAGGGCGTCGGGCCCGTCGGCGGTACTGGGCCAGGCGTACATCGTGATCATCTGCTGAATTCTGTCCTGCTCGGTGTAGGCACGGAATAACGAGCGGAAGGGGCTACGAGGCCTGCGGCCCGCGGCCGTTCTCCAGCTCCACGGTGCCCTCGCCGGAGAGCAGCACGCGGTACGCCTCCTGGGTGCGCAGGCCCAGGGAGCCGAGCAGATGGTCCGTCAGCTCGGCCGGATCCACGAGCCGCCACGAGAGAAGCTCCTCCTCCTGGAGCTTGACGGAGGCGAGCTGTGCGGCGTCGAGCACGCCGCCGTCGTAGAGGTAGGCGACGAGCGGGGGCCGGCCCGGGCCGGTCGACCAGTCGACGGCGAGGAGCCGGCCGAGCGGCACGTCGATGCCGATCTCCTCGGCGCTCTCCCGGCGGGCGGCCGTACGCGGGGACTCCCCCGTGTCCGACTCGATGGTGCCGCCCGGCAGGGCCCAGCCCTCCCGGTAGTTGGGCTCCACGAGGAGCACCCGGCCCTCGGCGTCCCGGAACAGGGCGGCCGCTCCGGCCAGCACCCGGGGCAGGCTCGCGATGTAGGTGGCGTAGTCATCCGTGGTGGTGGTCACCGCGCAACCCTACCCAGCCGCCCCGGGCCCGTGGGGATCACCCTTCCGGGGTGGACCCGCCGCCGGTGCCTCCACCGGTTCCGCCGCCCGTGCCGCCGGCGCTTCCGCCGCCGGAGCCGTCCTCCCGGTCGCGGTTCCTCGACTCCGCCACGCGGCGCAGGCGGGGGTGGCGGGCCGGGCCCTGCTCGGTGATGGCGTCGCCGACCATGGCCTTGACCGCGTCCCGGAGCCCGTGCAGGGCGTGGTGGCGGACCGGGCCCGCGCCCGGGTCCTCCCGCAGCTCCTTCACCAGGGCCCAGCACAGGACCAGCATCACCACCACGAAGGGCAGCGCGACCAGGATGGTGGCCGTCTGGAGGGACTTCAGGCCGCCCGCGACGAGGAGCACGGCGGCCACGGAGGCCATCAGCACGCCCCAGGTGACCACGAGCCAGGTCGGCGGGTGCAGGGAGCCGCGGCTGGTGAGGGAGCCCATGACGAGGGAGGCGGAGTCGGCGCTGGTGACGAAGTACGTCATCACCAGGAGCATCGCGATCCACGAGGTGACCGTGCCGAGCGGGAGCGCGTCGAGCATCGCGAAGAGCGTGGCCTCGGTGCCCTCCTTGGCCTTGGCGGCCATGTCGGCGACGCCGGTGGAGTCGAGGCGGATCGCGGTGCCGCCCATGACGCAGAACCAGACGACGGTGGCGCCGCTGGGCACCAGGAGCACGCCGACGAGGAACTCGCGGATGGTGCGGCCGCGCGAGATGCGGGCGATGAAGGTGCCGACGAAGGGTGCCCAGGAGAGCCACCACGCCCAGTAGAAGATCGTCCACGCGCCGAGCCACTCACTGTCGGTGAAGGCGCCGGTGCGGGTGGCCATCGGGAGGAGTTCGTGCAGGTAGCTGCCGATGCTCGCCGGGATCACGTCGAGGATGTAGACCGTCGGGCCGAGGACGAAGACGAAGGCCATCAGGGCCGCGGCGAGCACGATGTTGATCGTGCTGAGCCATTTGACGCCCTTGTGCAGCCCGGAGAAGGCGGAGAGCACGAAGGCGGCCGACAGGGATCCGATGATGATCAGCTCGACCGTGGTCGAGTCCTCGATCCCCGTCGTGATGTTGAGCCCCTTGGCCACCTGGAGGGCGCCGAGGCCGAGGCTGGTCGCGGTGCCGAAGACGGTCGCGAAGACGGCGAGCAGGTCGATGGCCTTGCCCTGCCAGCCGTTGGCGCGCTCCTCGCCCATGAGGGGGACGAAGGCGGAGCTGAGGCGGTTGCCGCGGCCCTTGCGGAAGGTCGCGTAGGCGAGGGCGAGGCCGGCGATGCCGTAGATCGCCCAGGGGGTGAGGGTCCAGTGGAAGAAGGAGTAGTCGAGCGCGGCGCGGGCCGCGTCGCCGGTGCCGGGCGCCGCGCCCGAGGCCGGGGGCGGGTTCAGGTAGTGGGTGAGCGGCTCGCCCACCCCGTAGAACATCAGCCCGATGCCCATGCCGGCGCTGAACATCATCGCGATCCACGCGAGGTTCGTGAACTCCGGCTCCGAGTCGTCCCTGCCGAGGCGGATCCGGCCGAAGCGGCTGATCGCGAGCACGACGCACATGACGAGGAACACATCGGCGGCGATCACGAAGAGCCACGCGAAGTTGCTCAGCACCCAGGCCAGTGCGGTGCTCGACGCCGAGTCGAAGGAACTCTTGCCCAGCGCAGCCCAGGCGACGACCGCCAGGACCGCGATCACCCCGATGGTGACGACGGTGAGGTCGGGAGCGCCGTCCGTGCCGTCGCCGGGGCCCTGCGACCCGCCACCTGGGGAATCCGGACGTGGCTGTTCCAGTGAATCCGTGCTCATGCGGCCACACTATGCAGGCGTATATCCCTATTTAGGGGCATGCCGCGCCGTGTGTGGCCCAGGCCACGCATGGGCATAGGAGGATCCTCCGGATAGGCTCATGGGTGGCGCGACTGCACTGTTCGATAGCAAGGGATTAGCAAGGTGACGGACGGAGCAGTAACTGAGACCGCGCGCGTGCTCATCGCCGCGGACAAATTCAAGGGCTCGCTCACGGCCGTTCAGGTCGCGGAGCGGGTCACGGCCGGCCTTCGCAAGGCCGTACCGGGCGTGGAGATCGAGACCCTCCCCGTCGCGGACGGCGGCGACGGTACGGTCGCGGCCGCTGTGGCGGCCGGTTTCGAACGCCGGGAGGTACGGGTCACCGGACCGCTCGGTGACCAGGTCACGGCCGCTTTCGCGCTGCGCGAGGGCACCGCGGTGGTCGAGATGGCGGAGGCCTCCGGCCTCCAGCTGCTGCCGGCGGGTGTCTTCGCCCCGCTGACGGCGACCACCTACGGCTCCGGCGAACTGCTGAAGGCCGCACTCGACGCGGGAGCGCGCTCGATCGTCTTCGGTGTGGGCGGCAGCGCCACCACCGACGGCGGCGCCGGCATGCTGGCCGCGCTGGGCGCGGTGTTCCTGGATGCGAACGGTGAACCCGTCGGTCCGGGCGGCGGCGCGCTGGCCGGGCTGGCCTCGGCCGACCTGTCGGGCGTCGACCCCCGCATCAAGGAGATCGACTTCGTCCTGGCGAGCGACGTGGACAACCCGCTGACGGGTCCGAAGGGCGCTCCGGCGGTCTACGGCCCGCAGAAGGGGGCGTCGCCCGAGGACGTGGCGACGCTGGACGCGGCGCTGGCGCACTTCGCGGTGGTCCTGGAGAAGTCGATCGGCTCCCTGGCCGGCGAGGCGGCGGTTTCGCCCGGCGCGGGCGGGGCGGGCGGCATCGGCTACGGGGCCCTGCTGCTCGGCGCCTCGTTCCGTCCCGGCATCGAGCTGATGCTGGAGGTGCTCGGCTTCGCGCCGGCACTGGAGCGGGCCACGCTGGTCATCACCGGTGAGGGTTCGCTGGACGAGCAGACGCTCCACGGCAAGGCTCCGGCCGGTGTCGCGGCGGCGGCTCGCGCCGCGGGCAAGCCGGTCGTCGCGGTCTGCGGCCGCCTGCTGCTCTCGCAGGAGGCGCTGGAGGCCGCGGGCATCCGCAAGGCCTACCCGCTCACGGACCTCGAGCCGGATCCCGCGGTGAGCATCCCGAACGCGGGGCCGCTGCTGGAGCGGGTGGCGCAGAACATCGCGGCCGACGTCCTCTGACGAGGCGTCCGCCCTGTCCGGCGGCCCGGATCCCCTGACGGGGGTCCGGGCCGTCGGCGTGTACGGGGCGCCGGCCGTTCTCCCACGGGGCGCACAGGCTCAGGCCTGGGCCTGAGCCTTGGCCGCGGCCAGGAGCTGGGCCGTGGTGACGATGCGGGCGAAGCCGCCGCCCTGGAGGTTGACCGCGGTGGCGGTGGCGAGCTGGTCGGCCGTCAGCCGGGGCGCGTCCGGGCCGGGTTCGGCGGCCAGGTCGAAGGTGTGGGTGGCGTCGAGCGGCACGAGGACCTCGTAGCCCAGGTTCCCGGCCATCCGGGCCGTGGTCTCGACGCACATGTTCGTCTGGATGCCGGAGATGACGAGCTGTCCGACGCCCTGGGCGGTGAGCCAGTCGGCGAGGTCCGGGGTGCCGTAGAAGGAGGAGTTCACGGACTTGGTGACGTGCAGGGCCGCCCCGCCGGCCCGCTCGGCGACGAAGTCCTTGAGGGCGTACCCCGGCTGGTCGGGGGCGAGGACCGATCCGGCGGTGCGGGAGGCGTGCCGCACGAGCACGACCGGGCGGCCGGTCTCCTGCCAGGCGTCCATCAGCGCGGCGATGTTCCCCTCGGCGGCCGGGTTGTTGCGCGGCCCCCAGAAGTCGGAGTCGTCGAAGCCCTGTTGGACATCGATGACCAGGAGGGCGCTGTTCGCGGCGATCTCGACGGCGGTCGCGGTCGTGGTCGCCGCCTCGGTGGCGGCGGTGGTGGCGGCCTCGGTGGCGGTGGCGGTGGTCGCGGCCTCGGTGGCGGTGGCGGTGGCGGTCTCGGGTGCGGTCTCGTTCGTCATGCCCTCATCCTGGGCGCCGCCTCCCCCTCGAACCAGTACCGCCCGGACCGGGAACCGATGGGATCCTGCCACCGTGGCAGTCGGGTCCCGGCGAGGTCCCCGGTGGGGCTCCGCCCCAGGTCGGGGGCGTCTCGGCGGCATTTTCCGGGGGCTCGGGCCTCCCCTTCCGGCGGGCCTCCGTGGCAGACTCTCGGCCATGCACCGCGTCGCGATCGTCGCCCAGCCCGGCATCCGCGCTTTCGACCTGGCCGTCATCACCGAGGTCTGGGGGCATGACCGCGGCCACCGCGGGGTACCGCCCTTCGAGCTGCGCCGGTGCGCCCTCGACATCGGCCCGATCCCGCTCCCCGGCGGGCTCTCCCTGACCCCGGACCGCGGGCTCGACTGGCTCGCCCGCGCCGACCTCGTCGTGGTCCCCGCGCTGGACCGGCCCGGTGACCCGACGCCCGAGCCGGTGCTCGCCGCCCTGCGGGACGCCCACGCCCGGGGCATCGTGGTGGCCGCCCTGTGCGCGGGCGCCTTCATCCTCGCCGAGGCCGGGCTACTGGCGGGCCGCCGGGCCGTGACGCACTGGTCGCTCGCCCCGGCGCTGGCCGGCCGGTACCCCGCCGTGCGCGTCGAGGAGGCCCCGCTCTACGTCGGGGACGACGGGCTGTGGACCTCCGCCGGAGTCGCCTCCGGCATCGACCTCTGCCTGCACCTGGTCCGCGAGGCCCACGGCTCCGAGGCGGCCGCGGCCATCGCCCGCGCGATGGTGACCGGCCCCTTCCGCACCGGCGAGCACGCCCAGTACCTGGACCGCCCGACCCCGGTCGCCGACCGGACCGCCGAGGCGCTGGCCCTCGTACGGGAGCGGGCGCTCGGGCGGCTGCACGAGGCGCTGGACGTGGCCACCCTGGCCCGGTGGGCCGGGATGTCTCCGCGTTCCTTCGCCCGGCACTTCGCCGCGGCGACCGGCACAACCCCGCACAAATGGCTCCTGGGCCACCGTCTGGACGAAGCGCGCAAACTGCTGGAGCGCACCGATCACCCGGTCACCGAGGTGGCCCGGCGGGCCGGATTCGCCAGCGAGGTCACCTTCCGCCAGCACTTCACCTCGTACGTCGGCACGAGCCCCCGTGCGTACCGCGCGGCCGCTACCGCACCAGGACCCCCGGGGCCTCCCCCAAACCGCGCCGACAGTGTTAGAAATGGCTCATGACCGGACGTTTTGGGCCACCCAGGGGCT
Protein-coding sequences here:
- a CDS encoding CatB-related O-acetyltransferase, whose translation is MSSLPLPADPTVLHPIPGQPRVVLLKPLVTSPLIEVGEYSYYDDPDDPTAFETRNVLYHYGPEKLVIGKFCALGTGVRFLMNGANHRMDGPSTFPFPIMGGSWAEHSDLLAGLPGRGDTVVGNDVWFGYGATVMPGVRIGHGAIVAAGAVVVDDVPDYGIVGGNPATLIRTRHTDGEIARLLALAWWDWPVEHLTRHVRTVMSGTVADLEAVAPGAR
- a CDS encoding NUDIX hydrolase; this encodes MTTTTDDYATYIASLPRVLAGAAALFRDAEGRVLLVEPNYREGWALPGGTIESDTGESPRTAARRESAEEIGIDVPLGRLLAVDWSTGPGRPPLVAYLYDGGVLDAAQLASVKLQEEELLSWRLVDPAELTDHLLGSLGLRTQEAYRVLLSGEGTVELENGRGPQAS
- a CDS encoding BCCT family transporter gives rise to the protein MSTDSLEQPRPDSPGGGSQGPGDGTDGAPDLTVVTIGVIAVLAVVAWAALGKSSFDSASSTALAWVLSNFAWLFVIAADVFLVMCVVLAISRFGRIRLGRDDSEPEFTNLAWIAMMFSAGMGIGLMFYGVGEPLTHYLNPPPASGAAPGTGDAARAALDYSFFHWTLTPWAIYGIAGLALAYATFRKGRGNRLSSAFVPLMGEERANGWQGKAIDLLAVFATVFGTATSLGLGALQVAKGLNITTGIEDSTTVELIIIGSLSAAFVLSAFSGLHKGVKWLSTINIVLAAALMAFVFVLGPTVYILDVIPASIGSYLHELLPMATRTGAFTDSEWLGAWTIFYWAWWLSWAPFVGTFIARISRGRTIREFLVGVLLVPSGATVVWFCVMGGTAIRLDSTGVADMAAKAKEGTEATLFAMLDALPLGTVTSWIAMLLVMTYFVTSADSASLVMGSLTSRGSLHPPTWLVVTWGVLMASVAAVLLVAGGLKSLQTATILVALPFVVVMLVLCWALVKELREDPGAGPVRHHALHGLRDAVKAMVGDAITEQGPARHPRLRRVAESRNRDREDGSGGGSAGGTGGGTGGGTGGGSTPEG
- a CDS encoding glycerate kinase, with the protein product MTDGAVTETARVLIAADKFKGSLTAVQVAERVTAGLRKAVPGVEIETLPVADGGDGTVAAAVAAGFERREVRVTGPLGDQVTAAFALREGTAVVEMAEASGLQLLPAGVFAPLTATTYGSGELLKAALDAGARSIVFGVGGSATTDGGAGMLAALGAVFLDANGEPVGPGGGALAGLASADLSGVDPRIKEIDFVLASDVDNPLTGPKGAPAVYGPQKGASPEDVATLDAALAHFAVVLEKSIGSLAGEAAVSPGAGGAGGIGYGALLLGASFRPGIELMLEVLGFAPALERATLVITGEGSLDEQTLHGKAPAGVAAAARAAGKPVVAVCGRLLLSQEALEAAGIRKAYPLTDLEPDPAVSIPNAGPLLERVAQNIAADVL
- a CDS encoding cysteine hydrolase family protein → MTNETAPETATATATEAATTATATEAATTAATEAATTTATAVEIAANSALLVIDVQQGFDDSDFWGPRNNPAAEGNIAALMDAWQETGRPVVLVRHASRTAGSVLAPDQPGYALKDFVAERAGGAALHVTKSVNSSFYGTPDLADWLTAQGVGQLVISGIQTNMCVETTARMAGNLGYEVLVPLDATHTFDLAAEPGPDAPRLTADQLATATAVNLQGGGFARIVTTAQLLAAAKAQAQA
- a CDS encoding GlxA family transcriptional regulator, with translation MHRVAIVAQPGIRAFDLAVITEVWGHDRGHRGVPPFELRRCALDIGPIPLPGGLSLTPDRGLDWLARADLVVVPALDRPGDPTPEPVLAALRDAHARGIVVAALCAGAFILAEAGLLAGRRAVTHWSLAPALAGRYPAVRVEEAPLYVGDDGLWTSAGVASGIDLCLHLVREAHGSEAAAAIARAMVTGPFRTGEHAQYLDRPTPVADRTAEALALVRERALGRLHEALDVATLARWAGMSPRSFARHFAAATGTTPHKWLLGHRLDEARKLLERTDHPVTEVARRAGFASEVTFRQHFTSYVGTSPRAYRAAATAPGPPGPPPNRADSVRNGS